CAGCGAAAGcatccacactattattcatCAATGTCTCTCAAACTAAGGTTAATACAGTACAATAAATGGCACCCCGGCATAATAGGTACATTCAGTGGACTAATCAACTTCATAATCATCCGTGTAAAGATTCATATACATGACTACATGAGAATGCTGGCCAATGGTATAAAGGGTTTTTCATTAAAGGcttcaatagttttttttttttttttgttaacaaaatcATTACACAAACGATCATAAGAAAATTGACAAAAGTCATTTAGAAACACTTCCCTACACgtaatttcaaaacttcaattTCACCTAAAAGAACAAAATGAGCTTCTCTGCTACAGAGAAGCAACAAATGACTCTTTTTCTTTATCGATGAACAAATGCATCAGGCGGCGCTTGCTCTGGAATCTGCAGGcacaaaatcaccaaaacagtctTTTAACTATTATTGTTTTGGcagtaaaatttataattaacttCAAAAATTTTAGGCAAATTTCACCTCTCCTGGATTCCATTTCTCCTTTAACCAGATGCTGCTATCAACAGGGGCACCTCCTGCTTGCAGCTCGGCTCTGCAAGGTTTCCCGCACATGATTCAAGTGAGAAACTACAGCATAGGTGGAAAATCTGGAAAGAGAATGAGCACTTACCCGGAAGGTGTGTTTGTTGTGTCTACAGCTGGAGAAGTGAAAGATGCAACAGGGGAATTGAAACTAAAACCGGTCTGATTATTCTGGTTAGTGTTAAAAGCCGGCGTTGGAGTTACTGAAGGAAAGATGCTGCTGTTCTGTGGAGGTGTGGAGAGTCCTGGCCCAGGTCCAAACGATGCTGGCTGACTCTGGAAACCAGAGGGAGCAACTGGTCCAGGTCCAAACGATGCTGGCTTGAACGATACTGATGGTTGGAAAGCAGATGGAGCAGCTGGTCCCAGTCCAAACGATGATGGTTGACTCAGGAAACCAGAAGGACCTGTGATCATTTCCAAAAGAGGTTTAAGATGACGGAGTCTAGGCCTCAGAGCAAATCTgaacaaatgaaaaaaacaagTACCCGAAGGAGCAGGTTGAGGAGTGTTGACGCTGAAAGCATTAGGTTGTTGATTAAACCGCCCAAAAGGATTAGGAGGTCCTCCACCACCAGCATTGGTGTTGGGGAATGCTGGTTGTTGGTTGAAGGCAGAGAATCCTCCTGGAGGGGAGGAGTTGACCTGAGTAGCTGGTGGGAAGATACTAGGAGTTTGATTGGATGTAGCAGCGCCTCTGTATggactccttagaaagttttcaaaCTCAGCTACTTTAGCATTTTGCAAGTTCCTCTCCCTTTCAGCCTATACAATGGCATCATTGTTAGCAAAAAGAGGAGACATGATTGTGTGTTTAAGAAAGATTAAAAACTCACAATAGACTGTAGAGGTACTCCTCGTTTGGATTCTTCATACGCCATGGCACGTAACTCTTCGTAGCTGATATCACCAGAAACGTCACAAGGAAGGCTACAAggagtaaaagaaaaaaaaagattagaaaaCGTTATAAAGAATGGTGGATGTAAAGATAGACATACTGTTTGCAGTGAGCGTAGCAAGTGAGCTTCCACATGGGTCTCTCATTCTTAAGATCCTCTTGAATCACCCTCTTACACGCAGCAGGATCCGTGCATCTTCGCAAAGTAACCAACAACAGGTCAAATGAAAGATACTTAAAAGTAAACTAGGCATATGATAAACACTCACTTATGGTCAGCCTGCTGAGTCTGTTTACCAGACTGCTGCGTAGAAGAAGAAGCACCACCACCACTACCACTAGAAGGATTACGTTGCCATGTATTCTGAAAAGGCTGAAAGCATCATCACCATGTCAGCCAATTTGATTCAAAGAtgctttcttttcttcaagaaGAGTtacattataataaaaaaaatcaaaactttaaatcaaaAACCAATACTTTAAATCTGAAAAAGGGCATAACCTGAGATTGATTTGGTCTGTTGGAGTTAGAACCGCCTTGTACACCAAATCCAAAAGGGTTGTTCGAAGTCTTGTTCTGTTGTGGATGAAGGTATCTACATCTTTCTCCGTACCTACAACTGCAAGAACATAACAATGAATCAAACAACTTGGTCAAAGAACACACGTGTAGATACCCAAGCAAAGATCAAAGAAGTTTACCTTCCTTGCTGAAAGTTTCTGCACAACTCTTTTCTCATACTCGCTTTGCTTCTCAAACCTTCGACAAAGTGTAAACCTTTCTTTGGGTATTAATCTGTTTTCAAAGAAAGAGTTAGCGTCGAATCGACGACGAAGAAGACTGGTTTCCGGGTTTTCGGGTCGGATTGAGGTTAGTCTTAATTGGATCCGGATCTTCTGAGTAGAGGAGGTTTAGGTTGGTTTACTCCGTTCCGATTCGGTTtcgttataaatattttctccttttttttttgacaacaaataTTTTCTACTTATTGAAAACATCCAAAATTTTATGTTAtcattttaattcattttttttaatctgaaactctataaatttactccaaacagtaccaaaatcatcaaaagtaaattaaaattattgagATCAAATTATTACAttctaaatttaatatttaaaatttatagtacTTCAAATATATTACTACAGtgaaatttacaaatataaattcattttaacaatcacaaaatatagaaaaagaaaacatttgaaCTTGAAatttacccccccccccccccaaaaaaaaaaaaaaacttgaaatatATAGTCTTGAGGTTTTTGAATCAGTGCTTATTGGATATGAATCTATTCAAGTTGACTTTTTTTATCGAATcctcatttttatagagaaatataaacacatatttttatttttttgattaaaaacacatattttctataaaattgtaGATTAGTAGTACTTACAATTCAGACGTTCCGGTT
This Brassica napus cultivar Da-Ae chromosome C6, Da-Ae, whole genome shotgun sequence DNA region includes the following protein-coding sequences:
- the LOC106405769 gene encoding zinc finger CCCH domain-containing protein 16; the protein is MRKELCRNFQQGSCRYGERCRYLHPQQNKTSNNPFGFGVQGGSNSNRPNQSQPFQNTWQRNPSSGSGGGASSSTQQSGKQTQQADHKCTDPAACKRVIQEDLKNERPMWKLTCYAHCKHLPCDVSGDISYEELRAMAYEESKRGVPLQSIAERERNLQNAKVAEFENFLRSPYRGAATSNQTPSIFPPATQVNSSPPGGFSAFNQQPAFPNTNAGGGGPPNPFGRFNQQPNAFSVNTPQPAPSGPSGFLSQPSSFGLGPAAPSAFQPSVSFKPASFGPGPVAPSGFQSQPASFGPGPGLSTPPQNSSIFPSVTPTPAFNTNQNNQTGFSFNSPVASFTSPAVDTTNTPSGAELQAGGAPVDSSIWLKEKWNPGEIPEQAPPDAFVHR